The DNA window CGAACGATCCGCCCTCCAGAACGCCGCCAGCATCAGCGGCCTGCTCCTGACGACCGACGCGATCGTCAGCGAGATCAAGGAAGAGAAGGAACCCGCCGGCGGCGGTGGTGGGCATCACCACTGATCGGCAGTGAAATCAAGGTAAGCAACCGGGCCTCTTGCGGCATTCGCAAGAGGCCCTCTTTGTTTTGGCGAGATGAATTGTCCAGCGTTGGCGGCCGGCGCAAGATGGCCGCACCGCCCACACCGCAGGCCCCAGGGCCATTCAAGCGGCTCTTGCCGCGGCCGGTGCAAGGCCGATGTGTCGGTCCAGCAAATCCAGGATCTGCCCGTCGCTTCGTGCATCGATCTTACGGGCGAAGAACGCATCGGATGCGACCATCTTTTCGAAGTGTTCTACGCCCAATATGTCCGGATGGCCGGTCTCGGCGTGGCTCCAGCGGATGAATCGCTTTTCGTTGTCACGCACGAAGTTCAGGTGCGGGACGTTGCAGAGCAATGTTTGAAACATCGACTCGTTCGATGCGAACTGTGTACGCCTGTAATAGCGTGCCACGTCAGGGCGGGCTTCGAGTGTCGAAAGCAGGTATTCGACCGATCGGCGGTTGATCGTCCACCAGGTCGATCCTTTGTACACACCAAGCCCTTTACCAAGTGGCCCGCGATGCGATCGTATCCCCACTCGAAACGCCTTCTCGCGCGACACCCACGCCCACGGCATCTTTCCGGCGTCGAGCCGTCGCCGGGCATGCGCGTCGATCAGTGATCGCAACCGGGACCACCCCGTGAACTTCGGAAGCTCGTAGTACTGATAGAGGTACCGCATCGGGCCGACCTCCCACGGCAGGTCCTCCACCCGGTCGCAGCGCACCCAGCCGTCATGCCCGCAGGTGGCCAGCTCGCGTTCGATCTCACCGAGCGGGCGAACGGGGTAGCACTGGCCGCTCAGGTGCACGACCCAGTCAAAGTCGCGATTCTCCACGAGCCATTTGAGACATCGGATCGCCAGGGCACAGTTGGCGAAACCGCCCCACCCCACGGCCGACTCTGCCGGAAGCAGGTCCACATTGCCGATGTCCTTCAGCAGGGCCGGGTCCAGATTCGAAACCGCATAGTCGTGGTGCAGCAGCACCCGCGACTCGGGTGATCCGCTGCGGCAGGCGCGCACGAGCCGCACGATCTGTTCGGGGTTCACGTGGGAAGCAACGAAATACACCACCCGCGGCCGAGCGATCCTTCGTTGCGACATCCTGGAGTTCGGCAATTGCATCAACTGAACTCCGCGTCTCCGGTCACTCGGCTGAAACCTGTAGGCATGACAGCACCGTAGGCCCTGTGACCTCCTTCATCGGCCGCAATTTCACCCTGTTTCATCCCCGTTCCCGGCCAATTAGGCGGCCCCCGGTGCCCGCCGCCGCACGACCGATATTCCGTGTGCCGGAATGCCAGCTCACGCGGAATTGCGGGCAATCGATTCACCTCATCGGGTGCCGCTGGAAGAACTCCCACATGAGATCGTTCGCGATCACGTTCTTCCCTGACTTGCCGATGAAGCCCACGATCGGCTCGCGACCGGGCCAGGTATGACCGGCGTTATCCACCACCACCAGGACGACTTCGGAGCCAGCCTTTCCCGGGCCGAAGGTCTTGATGGTTCCCGGCATGCCGTCGCCGGCGTTGTCGGCGACCTGTGTTACCTTCGGCTCCGCTGGACACCCGTTAACCCTAATCCAGGTCGCAATCGTCTCGTCGACACCTTTGAACTGCATCGTCGGCGGCACGCGACCCCTCGGGCCGCCGTACGGCACGATCGCATCAGCCTTGCCGTGAAAGTGCATCACCGGCACCGGGCGACCCGGTTTGACCTCGCTGACCGCCAACGTGCCCGCGACCGGCGCGATGGCCGCGATTCGGTCCGACAGCTCTGCCGCGAGGCGGTGCGACATCATCCCGCCATTGGACATGCCCGTCGCGAAGACGCGCTTCTCGTCGACCCGGACCACCGTGGCAAGGTCGTCCAGAATGGCCGCGGTAAACCCGACATCATCAGGCGGCCCCTTGCCGGGGATTCCTGACGGTTTGGCACTAGCGTTGAAAAAAAGAATGGCCTCGCCGATTCCGGTGCCATTGGGATACACGACTACAAACTTGGCTTCATCAGACTTCTTGTTGAGGCCCGAGAAGAGGTTCATCCCGGCCGCGTTCATCATCGCCCCGTGAAACGCCAGCACTACAGGCGTGGGGCGTGCCGGATCGTGGCCCGGGGGAACATGAACCAGGTACGAACGATCCCAACCGTCGTGTTTCAACAATCGCTTATGGTCGCCGGGCTTGAGAGCAACGGCCCGGGATGCCGGCGTCGTCGCCGGGACGTCGGCCGCCCGAACGCCTGAGGATAGAATGAGGCTCGCCGAGACAGTGAGAACCAAGCGATACCAGGAGAGTCGCATGGGGCGACATGATACCGAGCGGGCCGCCAAAACCCGCTGCGTTTTGGCCTTGCGAATCATTCTCAGCAAAGCCGATATGAGCAAGACATCGCGTACAACGGATTGGTGACGTCGCGCGGCAACCGCGATCGACGGTTAGGGTAGATCAATCGGTCGCTGACAACATGGCTCGTGGAGGACTCTGCATGTCGCTGCTATCACGTAGAACCCTTCTGACGACCGCCATCGGCGGGTTTGCAGGCGTCGGCCTATGGCACGCCCGGTCCCGGTTCCTGCCGACGGGCGGTCTGGAGCCTGCAGCACAGGCAAACCCTTCGCCGAACGGGGAACTGGCTGCATTCCACCGAACCTCCAGAGCCCTGGGCACCAATGTTTCGATCACCATCGCCCACACCGACGAATCCGTCGCCAATCGCGCGGCGGCAGCAGCATTCGACGAGCTCGAACGCGTCGAGCAATCCCTGAGTGTCTACCGCAACGACAGCCAGCTCGGCATGCTGAACTCGGCTCAGTCGTTGGCGTCGGCCGACGAACGGATGAGAGCGGTGTTGGCGGCTTCACTGGAGATGTCGCGGCGGACTGCCGGCGCATTCGATGTCACCGTACAACCGCTCTGGGAAGTTCATTCCCGTGCCGCCAGGGAGCTTCGATCGCCTACAGAAGCCGAGCTCGCGGCTGTCCGAGAGCGGATCGGCTGGCAGCACGTTCTGGTCGCCGGCACCGAGGTCCGGTTCGCCAGGCCGGACATGTCCATCACCTTCAACGGCATCGCACAGGGTTACGCCACCGACCGGGTGAAGCTGGTGCTTCAGAGTGTCGGCGTGCAGCATGCACTGATCGACATCGGCGAACTGGCCCCGCTTGGGCATAAAGCTCTGGGAACACCGTGGCAGGCAGGCATCCAGCACCCTCGCCAGGCCGACGCTTATGTCGCCGTCGCGAAGCTGGACGGTCGATCGCTCGCCACCAGTGGCGATTACGCCACCACGTTTACCGACACGGCCAAAGCAGGTCGAGGCGACAACCATATCTTCGACCCGGCGACGGGGCATTCCCCCACCGCGTTCTCCAGTGTTTCGGTCGTGGCCCCGACAGCCATGGAAGCCGATGCCCTTTCAACAGCGCTCTTCGTCCTCGGACCCAAACGAGGGCTGAAACTGATCGAATCGTCGGAAGGGGTGGATGCATTGTTTGTCACGCGAGAAGGCAGGGTCTCTCAGACGGCCGGCTTCCCGACAGTGCGCGATGCCGGATAAGACGCCCCTTTCTGTGCCCTCGTCAACGCCACCGGTAGTTCACCATTCTCCAGCCGCCCGGGTGCGAAACATGAACCAATACCGACGTATACGGCCCCTCTACGTTTGCCTGTTAATGGCTGCCCTGCTGTCGTTCGACGTTCGTGCCGATTCCCTCGAAGGCACCAACGGCACCACCATGACCGGCAAGATCGTCGCGCGCGACGATAAGTTTGTGACCATCGAGATTCTGGTAAGTGGTAAGCCGACACAGCGCAAGATCCCGGTCAATCTCGTCAAGGCGATCACCGTTGACGGCAAGCGCGAAGTTCTCGGCCCCGGGGGCGTCGCCAAGCCTGGTGCGCCAGCGGGCAACACCGGCGTTCAGCGATCGCGTCCGGAGATTGAAGCCCTCATCGCTTCGGCGGCGACGCCTCCCGACTGGCTCGATGCCGTCCAGCTCAACCTGCCCAAGTCGCTCGACCTCTCCTGGCCGGAGAAAGCGGAAGGCCCCTGGAACAACCAGAAGAACATGGGGCAATACATCTGGGACGTGATCAACACCAACCCGAGTAAATGGCGGGAGGGTGTAAGGCTGATGCATCACGTCATGGATCAAAACAAGGCCGACCGCGAGATGCAGATGCGGGCATCGGCCGCGCTCGCGGGGATGTACCACCACCTCTTCCAAGACTACCCGCACGCCGCCTACTGGTTCCGAAAAGCCGGCACACGGCAGGATCCCGTCGGCCTGGCCGAGTGCTATTGGAAGCTGGGAAACAAAGCCATGGCGGTCGAGTTGCTGACCGGCCTGCGATCCATTCCGCCGACGGCGATCAAGCTCTGGGCCGACATGGGCGAAACCGCCAAGGCGATCCAAACGGGTGAACTCTTTGCCAAGAGCGGCTCAGCCGACCTGGGCTACCTCTACTCCGCCGACGCCCTGCGTCTGGCTGGCCGCTACAAAGAAGCGCTGGCGTACTACAACAAAGTGCTCGCGGTACCGGACGACAAGCGCAACAAGCGGAGCAAGGACCGCGCCAAGGGCGCCATCGAGGCGATCCAGCTCTTCGATACCCTCGACATTGCCAAGGTCGCCGACGGGACGTACACATCAAGCAGCCTTGGCTACGAGGCGCCGGTCGAGATCGAAGTGAAAGTAGCCGGCGGAAAGATCGAAGCCCTGAAGGTGACCAAGCACCGGGAGAAACAGTACTACGCCTCGATCACCGATACGCCGGCTCGGATCATCGCCAAGCAGTCGGTGAAAGGAATCGATGCCACGAGCCGGGCGACGATTACGTCCGAAGCGATCATCACCGCAACGGCCAAGGCGCTGCAATCGGGGCAGAAGTGACTGAGAGAGCTTTGCCACAAATCCCACAAATGAGGACACGAATGAAGAGCTTCATTTGGCGCATGACTCGGTCGATCTGATCCCCATTTGTGTTTTCATTCGTGAGATTCGTGGCTAAGCCCTCGCCTGCTCCGCCAAAAGGGATCCAATTTGCGACTCGACTGGTTCCTACCCTTCCACCGGCGCACGACGGCGACCTATTCGCCGCCGGTTTACAACCTGCCGATGCGGCTGCTGCGCGGCATCCTGCCTGCGTCGCTGCGATCGCAGGAGAACACCGTGAAACCCGGGCCGGTTCGAAGGCTGCTCAGGCGCATCGGGCCGAGCCTCGCCGCCTCCCCCTTTCGGCGGCTCTCTCAGACGCTCTGCTTCGTCCTGTTTGCCATACTTTTCTTCTACGTCGCGTTTCCGTACACCGCCAAGCCCGCGAAAGTCTGGCCGGGCTGGGTGGCGGCGAACGTAAACGCCGAGACCGGCGTGGTCGAAGTTGAAGCTCCCGCCGGCGCGACCGACCGCCCACCGGCTGGGGCAACGGTCTACGCCGCCGAGCCTCCCCCCGCCGACGCCGCGGCGTCGTCCACCGGTCCACAGCATTTCGGCCAATTCACCGTCGCGGCTGCGGCGACGCCAAATCTGCTCACCCTGACGCCGACCTCAAAGCCGACCGAAGACGCGCTCGGTCGGATGTCGTTCAGCACCGCCAAGTGGACGCTTTCCGAAAAAGCCCCCGGCGACTGGCCCAGCCATTACGCCGACGACCTGGCGAAGAAGGAAAAGATCGCCGCCGAGGGCATTCTGATCATCGATCCCCTGGTCAGCCTCTCGACAGCCGTCGCGGCAAAATCTTGGGTTTGGTCGCTCACCTTTGCCGGCATCATCCTGGCGATCAGTGTTTTCATCCCGCGCGGGTTCTGTGGCTACATCTGCCCGTTGGGGACGCTCATCGATCTCTTCGACTGGCTGATCGGCAAACGCGTCACCCGCTTCCGCGTCGCCGACGACGGGTGGTGGGTGCACATCAAGTATTACACGCTGCTGACCGTGATGATCGCGGCGATGTTCGGCGTGCTGCTGAGCGGGTTCGTCGCCGCGATTCCGGTCATCACGCGCGGATTCCTGTTCATCTTTAAACCGTTCCACGACGCCTCGGCCCGCGGCTGGCACAATGTGCCGCCGATGAACGGCGGGCAGATCCTGTCGATCGTGCTCTTCTTCGGCGTTTTGGCGATGGGGTTCTGGAAGCCGCGGTTCTGGTGCAAGTACGTCTGCCCGAGCGGCGCGGTCTTCTCCGTCGGCAACTTGCTGCGTGCGACCGAACGTAAGGTGGAGAGTAGTTGCATCAAGTGCAACAAGTGTGTCGAGATCTGCCCGTTCGACGCGATCAAGCCCGACTTCACCACCCGCGGCACCGATTGCACGCTCTGCCAAAGCTGCGGCGGCGTTTGCCCGACGCACGCGATCAAATTCGTATCGCGCTGGAACCGGATCGAGTTGAAAGTCATCAACGACCCGCCGACACACGAGACACCGATTGGCCGGCGCGGCTTTCTGTCGGCAGGGGTCGGTGTCGCGGCGGCGGCGGCGGTGGGTATTGGCTCGGCCGTCGGCATTCGCAAGACCGGCGCAAAGCTCGCCGACGGCACCGTGCCGCTGCCCGTCCGCCCGCCCGGAAGCGTTCCGGAAGAGGACTTTCTGCAACTGTGCATCCGTTGTGGCGAGTGCTTCCGCGCCTGCCCGAACGACGTCCTGCAACCGCTTGGCTTTCAACAGGGCCTCGAAGGTTTATGGACTCCCGCTGTCAAAGCCGATTGGGCCGGCTGCGAACCCAGTTGCAACGGCTGCGGCCAGGTCTGCCCGACCGGTGCCATCCGCGCCCTGTCGCTCGCAGAGAAGAAGTCCGCCCGCATGGGCCTGGCGATCGTCAACGAAAAGACGTGTCTTCCCTTCGCCGGCAAGGAAGAGTGCCAGCTCTGCGTTGATGAATGCAACTCGGCCGGCTATCACGCGATCGAGTTCATCCGCCACGGCACCAAGGCCGACGAGGAAGGCAACCCCGTCGACGGCACCGGCATGCTCGCCCCGGTCGTGCGGGCCGATCTGTGTGTCGGCTGCGGCCTGTGTCAGACACGGTGCTATGCGATCAACGTGGCGGAAAAGAAGCTGCTCACCAAGTCGGCGATCATCATCGAAGCCGGAGAGGGGAAAGAAGACCGGTTGATGTCGGGGTCGTATGTGGAGCTGCGGATCAAGGGGAAGAAGGTGGAGAACGCGACCTGATTAGAGGTCGCACCGCAGGTGCACTCTTACTTTTGATTGGGATGCGAAGACAAGAGTGCACCTACGGTGCAACCGCTAAGCGGGCTTACAGTCCTGTTGTCACCGTTTCTTCTTCTTATTCCGATCCTTCTTCTCCATGAACCCCGACTTCTTCGCCTTGAGCTGCGCTCCGCCGGGCATGCCGAGCGTATTGAGCTTCCCGCTCATCAGCCCCTTCATCAGGTTCATCTTGCCGGCCATTCCCATTCCGCCGACGGCTTTCATCATGTCGCGGGTCTGCTCGAACTGCTTCATGAACTGGCCGACTTCGTTCAGCTCCACGCCGGCGCCGCGGGCAATTCGGCGGCGGCGGGTGCCGTCGAGAAGGTCGGGGTTCTTTCGCTCCCTTTTGTTCATCGAATTGTAGATCGCCTTCATGCGGCCCATCTGCCGCTCGACATCCCCGTCGCCCATGTTCATCTGCTTGGTCAACTGGCTCATGCCGGGAATCATCTTCATGATCCGGTCCATGCTGCCGAGCTTCTGAACCTGCCCCATCTGCGCCATGAAATCGTCGAGGGTGAAGTTCCCCTGCTCCATCTTCTCCTGGAGCTTCTGCGCCTCTTCCTGGCTGAACTTCTGCTGCGCCTCGGTAACGAGCTGCAGAATGTCGCCCATGCCCAGAATGCGCTGGGCCATGCCCTCCGGTCGGAACTCTTCCAGCGCGTCCAGCTTTTCGCCGGTACCGATGAACTTCACCGGCTTGCCGGTAATCATCTTGGCGCTCAGCAGCGCGCCGCCGCGGGTATCGGAATCGAACTTCGTCAGGATCAGCCCGTCGACTTCGAGCTGCTCGTTGAACGCCTTGGCGGAGTTGACTGCGTCCTGACCGCTCATCGCATCCAGCACCAGGAACACCTGGTGCGGCTTGAGCTGGGTATTCACCTCGCGCAGCTCGCCCATCAGGGCATCGTCGATGTGCAAGCGGCCGGCGGTGTCGAGGATGACCACGTCGCGGCCGGTCTGCTTCGCCTGGGCGATCGCCGCCCGGCAGACCGATACCGCCGCGCCCTTGGCGACTTCGCCGTGGGGGGCAACCTTGCTGTCGTCGGTGTAGACCGGGATGCCGAGCTGCGCGCCCAGTGTCCGCAACTGCTCGACGGCGGCCGGTCGCTGCAAGTCGGCGGCGCACAGCAGCGGGTGATGCCCCTTGGCGACCAAGTACTTCGCGAGCTTGCCGCAGGTCGTCGTCTTACCGGCACCCTGCAGGCCGGCCATCATGATGACCGTCGGCGGCGGCTGGACGTAGTAGATCCGCGTGTCCACCGGGCCCATCAGGTTGACGAGCTCTTCGTAGACAATCTGCACCATCAGCTCGCCGGGCCGCAGCAACTTGATGACTTCCCGCCCGATCGCCTTCTGCACCACCGCTTCGGTGAAGTCCTTGACGATTTTGAAGCTGACGTCGGCTTCCAGCAGCGCGGTGCGAACCTCGCGCATCGCCTCGCGGATGTTCTCCTCGCTGATCCGGCCCCGGCCGGACAGGGTGCGGAAAACGTTATTAAACTTGTCTGTCAGGGCATCAAGCATCGGGAGATCCGTGGAATCCTGGAATCAGTCGTCGACCGAGGCGGGCCGCGAAAGCCGCCGCCCGGGTCGGCTATTGTAGATGACTTGGGACCTCCGGCGAAGGGGCAGATGCCCTTGATTCTGAGGTTTGGCCGGCCGTCGTCGGGCGCTGCGTCCCAGAATGCCCGCCGTATTCGCGCTGCAACCCCTCACGGCGGCCCTTTGCCTAAGTGCGGCGCCGGCCGGTCCGATGTTGAGGTCAGGATCGGCGTTCAACCCATGCCGCGAGTCAACTCGGACCCGTACTCACGCCGACCCGCCGCGCCATGCCACTGATCGTACCCTGCCTTGACGTCGCCGCCGGCATGCGCCTTGCCGAGGCGTTCATGCTGCGCGGGCGCGTCATGTTGCCCGGCGGCAAAGTCCTGGTCGACGAGGACGTCGACATCCTCCGCCGCAAGTACCCTGATGCCATTCTCAAGATCGGCGACCCGATCCTCGACAGCCTTGTCGAGTTCGAAGACGACTCCAGGGATCGGGAAGTCGCCACCACCGCCCGGTCGCGTATCACGACGGCGGTTGCCGATGTTCATCAGCGGCTGGCGACGCAAAGCTCACACGGGGGCATCGACTACAACAAGGCACGCTCGGTCGTCTCCGACGTGATGGAGTTCCTTGCGCAAAACCCGGTCTCGTCGGCGCTGCTCGACCGGAACATGGATTCCGGCAGCCCGCTCGCCGAGCACGCCGGGACAACCTTCTACCTCGCGATGGTCCTCGGGTCGGCGGTCCGCGACTACGTGGCCCGCGAGCGACAGCGACAGACATCCGCCAGCCGCCTTTCGGGAAGTATCGCGATGGACCTGCTGCCGCTGGGCCTGGGTGCGATGTTCCTGGACATTGGCATGATGCCATTGAGCCACATCTTCGCCGACGGGTACAAGCTGACGGAGGAAGACCGCAAGCTCATCCGCAATCACCCACTGGTCGGTGCCGATCTCCTTCCGGAGTATCTGCCGACCGGCGTGAAGATGATCGTTCGCACGCATCACGAGAACTACGACGGCAGCGGCTACCCCAACGCGATGGCCGGGCCGACGCTGCACGTCTTCACGCGGATCGCGCGCATCTGCGACGCATTCGCCGCAGCCACGGCCACTAGGGCGTACAGGGGGCGCAAAAGCCCGGCGCGGGCGATCTGGGAGATGTCAGTCGGGCCGTTCCAGAAGTTTTACGACCCGGTGCTGATGAAGGTGTTCTCGAGCCTGATCCAACCCTTCCCAATCGGCGCCAAGATCAAGCTTGCCGACGACAGCGCGGCGGTGGTCGTCCGCTACAACCGCAAGGACCCTTTCAAGCCGATGATGGTGCTGGCGTTCGCCGAGGACGGCACGCGCCTGCCCAAAGAGGCGCTACGGCCGATGCAGCCGGAGGAACTGACGCCCGATGCACCCACCCGCATCGCGATGTACGCGGGGGAGGACCTGGAGTACCTGCACGAACAGCCAATGCCGCTGCCGATTGCCCCGGAAGAACCCAAGGGCAAATCGCCCCCGCTGACGATCGACTCGGTGCTGGAAGCGGCATATCCCTGACGGAAGGTGCCGGGGGACTACTCGGAGGGGCGCCGTGTTCAGGGCGCTTTGCTCCAAGCACGTACAGCGGCACCTGAACACAGCTTTCATTCACTTGGCGACCCCTCGACAGCTCGCTTCAATGGCGCTATCACAATCGCGCCGCTTCGGCCGCCGCACCCCGTAAGGCGCAATGCTCGTCAAGAATCACCGTCACCGGAACGGTGTTCAACAGTCGATGCCGCATCGGCCCCTTGTCCAGGAACGCATTGAGAAACGCAGGCCCCTGCAGGCGGCTGAGGATCTTGGGCGCGATGCCTCCGCCGATGTACAGACCGTTGATCGCCGTGTACTGGATCGCGACGTTTCCCGCGGCCGCTCCGTAGAGCGAGACGAACAGGTCCAGCGCCATCGAAGACCGCTCGCACTGTCCTGTCATCGCGGCCTTGGAGACCAGTGTCGCGGCGTCGCCGGCGGGCAGGCTGTCGGGAATCCGGATCGACTGAGTTCCCAGGTTCCGCGCGACGTGAAACAGGAACAGGTTGTACAACCCGGGACCCGACAGCACGCGCTCCCAACTGACGTAACCGGCGAAGGTCTGCGTTTCTCTTTCGGCCAGGAACGCCAATAGGTCGCATTCCTGCGGGTTGCGCGGCCCGAAAGAGTAGTGGCCACCTTCGGACGGGCAGGGGATGTGCCGCTTGCCGTCCCAAACCGCCCCGCCGACACCCAGGCCGGTCCCGGCCGAGATGATTCCACGCCCGCCGGGCTGCGCCTTGCCGGCCTGCAGCGTCAGCAGTTTGTCGGGCGCCAGGACGTCAATGCCGGCGGCGTTGGCGGCCAGGTCGTTGATGACCTCCACGCGCTGGGCCGGAACGTTCAGCACACCGGCGAGGGTCGCCTGTTCGACCGTCCATTTCAGATTGGTGATCGGCGAGTATCGATTGCCCATTTCGCCGTGCACCGGACCGGCAACGCCGAAACAGGCGCGATCGATGGGGCTTGTCGGCCGGGCCTCCTGAAGGTACTTGCGAACGATGGATCCCAGGTCGGGGTATTCGGCGCTGCGGAATTCGCGAAGCTCGAACAGTTGCCGGGGAGAATCACACCACGCCAGCCGGGTGTTCGTTCCGCCGATGTCGCCTGCAAGAATCATGTTGCCGGTTCCGAAAAGTAGTGGCCTGGTGTTATGTCGACCGAACGTCGCCGGTCGTCCAAGGCGTCTGGAGTGTAGCAAATATGAAAGGGACCGACCGTCGGGCTCCAGTGCCTGTCGTGGCGAACAAAATCGGTTCGCCCGGATCGCACTATTCCGTTACGCTATCGGCAAAGAAGGAGGACGCGATGATTTACTACAAGATTCAGCGTGGCTACGTGATGCAGCACTTCGACAGCGAGACGGGGGACTGCACCCAACAGGAATTCTTCCCCGACGAATCGCTCCCGCCCGAACGCCAGGACGAACAGGGCAATATCATTTCCGAGGGCGACCAGGTGGAACTGGCGAACGTCGAGAAGGAGTGCCCGATGGACATGGTGCAGCCATAGGGGAGGTGGTGGGGTAGCGGTGTTGCTGGGTGATGAGGTCGTCGATTGGGATCCGATGCTGGTCACCGGTTGGCGACCACGACACCCCTCCACTCAACCACCCTGATACTTCTTTACAGCCGGTATCCGGCCGCCTTGGCGTCGTTGTAGAACATCGACACCGTCTCCAGCGAGTACTGGCCGAGATCCTTGCCGACCAGTTCCAGCTTTTTGAGCACATCGTTGGTCACGGTGATGATGTGGCAGCCGATCTGGTCGGCCTGAAAAATGTTGAGCAACTCCCGTGGGCTGGCCCAGATGAGTTCCTGGTTGGGTGTCGGCTTCATGAGGCGGACGGCTTCGGTCATCATGGGCAGCGGGTCGCGGCCGGTGTCGGCGATGCGGCCGGCGAAGACCGAGATGTACGATGCCGGGCCGTTGCCCAGCGCCTCATGCACCGCCTGGACCTGCTCCAGGGTCATCAACGCGGTGACATTCTGCTTCACACCCGCCTTGGCGAGCCGACGGATCAACGCGTAGGCCGGCTCGGCGGCAGTGTTGGTGACGGGAATCTTCACATGTACATTCGCGCCCCACGACGCGATTTCGTTCGCCTGCCGCTCCATC is part of the Humisphaera borealis genome and encodes:
- a CDS encoding beta-1,6-N-acetylglucosaminyltransferase, whose protein sequence is MSQRRIARPRVVYFVASHVNPEQIVRLVRACRSGSPESRVLLHHDYAVSNLDPALLKDIGNVDLLPAESAVGWGGFANCALAIRCLKWLVENRDFDWVVHLSGQCYPVRPLGEIERELATCGHDGWVRCDRVEDLPWEVGPMRYLYQYYELPKFTGWSRLRSLIDAHARRRLDAGKMPWAWVSREKAFRVGIRSHRGPLGKGLGVYKGSTWWTINRRSVEYLLSTLEARPDVARYYRRTQFASNESMFQTLLCNVPHLNFVRDNEKRFIRWSHAETGHPDILGVEHFEKMVASDAFFARKIDARSDGQILDLLDRHIGLAPAAARAA
- a CDS encoding alpha/beta hydrolase family esterase codes for the protein MRLSWYRLVLTVSASLILSSGVRAADVPATTPASRAVALKPGDHKRLLKHDGWDRSYLVHVPPGHDPARPTPVVLAFHGAMMNAAGMNLFSGLNKKSDEAKFVVVYPNGTGIGEAILFFNASAKPSGIPGKGPPDDVGFTAAILDDLATVVRVDEKRVFATGMSNGGMMSHRLAAELSDRIAAIAPVAGTLAVSEVKPGRPVPVMHFHGKADAIVPYGGPRGRVPPTMQFKGVDETIATWIRVNGCPAEPKVTQVADNAGDGMPGTIKTFGPGKAGSEVVLVVVDNAGHTWPGREPIVGFIGKSGKNVIANDLMWEFFQRHPMR
- a CDS encoding FAD:protein FMN transferase; protein product: MSLLSRRTLLTTAIGGFAGVGLWHARSRFLPTGGLEPAAQANPSPNGELAAFHRTSRALGTNVSITIAHTDESVANRAAAAAFDELERVEQSLSVYRNDSQLGMLNSAQSLASADERMRAVLAASLEMSRRTAGAFDVTVQPLWEVHSRAARELRSPTEAELAAVRERIGWQHVLVAGTEVRFARPDMSITFNGIAQGYATDRVKLVLQSVGVQHALIDIGELAPLGHKALGTPWQAGIQHPRQADAYVAVAKLDGRSLATSGDYATTFTDTAKAGRGDNHIFDPATGHSPTAFSSVSVVAPTAMEADALSTALFVLGPKRGLKLIESSEGVDALFVTREGRVSQTAGFPTVRDAG
- a CDS encoding FMN-binding protein, which codes for MAALLSFDVRADSLEGTNGTTMTGKIVARDDKFVTIEILVSGKPTQRKIPVNLVKAITVDGKREVLGPGGVAKPGAPAGNTGVQRSRPEIEALIASAATPPDWLDAVQLNLPKSLDLSWPEKAEGPWNNQKNMGQYIWDVINTNPSKWREGVRLMHHVMDQNKADREMQMRASAALAGMYHHLFQDYPHAAYWFRKAGTRQDPVGLAECYWKLGNKAMAVELLTGLRSIPPTAIKLWADMGETAKAIQTGELFAKSGSADLGYLYSADALRLAGRYKEALAYYNKVLAVPDDKRNKRSKDRAKGAIEAIQLFDTLDIAKVADGTYTSSSLGYEAPVEIEVKVAGGKIEALKVTKHREKQYYASITDTPARIIAKQSVKGIDATSRATITSEAIITATAKALQSGQK
- a CDS encoding 4Fe-4S binding protein, producing MRLDWFLPFHRRTTATYSPPVYNLPMRLLRGILPASLRSQENTVKPGPVRRLLRRIGPSLAASPFRRLSQTLCFVLFAILFFYVAFPYTAKPAKVWPGWVAANVNAETGVVEVEAPAGATDRPPAGATVYAAEPPPADAAASSTGPQHFGQFTVAAAATPNLLTLTPTSKPTEDALGRMSFSTAKWTLSEKAPGDWPSHYADDLAKKEKIAAEGILIIDPLVSLSTAVAAKSWVWSLTFAGIILAISVFIPRGFCGYICPLGTLIDLFDWLIGKRVTRFRVADDGWWVHIKYYTLLTVMIAAMFGVLLSGFVAAIPVITRGFLFIFKPFHDASARGWHNVPPMNGGQILSIVLFFGVLAMGFWKPRFWCKYVCPSGAVFSVGNLLRATERKVESSCIKCNKCVEICPFDAIKPDFTTRGTDCTLCQSCGGVCPTHAIKFVSRWNRIELKVINDPPTHETPIGRRGFLSAGVGVAAAAAVGIGSAVGIRKTGAKLADGTVPLPVRPPGSVPEEDFLQLCIRCGECFRACPNDVLQPLGFQQGLEGLWTPAVKADWAGCEPSCNGCGQVCPTGAIRALSLAEKKSARMGLAIVNEKTCLPFAGKEECQLCVDECNSAGYHAIEFIRHGTKADEEGNPVDGTGMLAPVVRADLCVGCGLCQTRCYAINVAEKKLLTKSAIIIEAGEGKEDRLMSGSYVELRIKGKKVENAT
- the ffh gene encoding signal recognition particle protein, coding for MLDALTDKFNNVFRTLSGRGRISEENIREAMREVRTALLEADVSFKIVKDFTEAVVQKAIGREVIKLLRPGELMVQIVYEELVNLMGPVDTRIYYVQPPPTVIMMAGLQGAGKTTTCGKLAKYLVAKGHHPLLCAADLQRPAAVEQLRTLGAQLGIPVYTDDSKVAPHGEVAKGAAVSVCRAAIAQAKQTGRDVVILDTAGRLHIDDALMGELREVNTQLKPHQVFLVLDAMSGQDAVNSAKAFNEQLEVDGLILTKFDSDTRGGALLSAKMITGKPVKFIGTGEKLDALEEFRPEGMAQRILGMGDILQLVTEAQQKFSQEEAQKLQEKMEQGNFTLDDFMAQMGQVQKLGSMDRIMKMIPGMSQLTKQMNMGDGDVERQMGRMKAIYNSMNKRERKNPDLLDGTRRRRIARGAGVELNEVGQFMKQFEQTRDMMKAVGGMGMAGKMNLMKGLMSGKLNTLGMPGGAQLKAKKSGFMEKKDRNKKKKR
- a CDS encoding HD-GYP domain-containing protein, producing the protein MPLIVPCLDVAAGMRLAEAFMLRGRVMLPGGKVLVDEDVDILRRKYPDAILKIGDPILDSLVEFEDDSRDREVATTARSRITTAVADVHQRLATQSSHGGIDYNKARSVVSDVMEFLAQNPVSSALLDRNMDSGSPLAEHAGTTFYLAMVLGSAVRDYVARERQRQTSASRLSGSIAMDLLPLGLGAMFLDIGMMPLSHIFADGYKLTEEDRKLIRNHPLVGADLLPEYLPTGVKMIVRTHHENYDGSGYPNAMAGPTLHVFTRIARICDAFAAATATRAYRGRKSPARAIWEMSVGPFQKFYDPVLMKVFSSLIQPFPIGAKIKLADDSAAVVVRYNRKDPFKPMMVLAFAEDGTRLPKEALRPMQPEELTPDAPTRIAMYAGEDLEYLHEQPMPLPIAPEEPKGKSPPLTIDSVLEAAYP